The DNA window CGCGACCTCCTCGACAACGCCGAGGCCGCGCGCGAGGTGCTCGCGGAGTATCAGGACAAAGTGGACGAGGAGTACATCCCGTTCAACCCCATCTGTGAGGAGTGTGGCAAGGTGACGGAGACGGTGACGGCGTTCGACGTGGACGCGGGCACCGTCGAGTACGTCTGCACCGACCTGAAGGCGGGCGACAACGTTATCGACGGCTGCGGACACGAAGGGACGGCGACCCTCCGCGACGGGAAACTCCCGTGGCGCTTCGAGTGGCCAGCCCAGTGGAAGACGCTCGGCGTGGACTTCGAACCGTTCGGAAAGGACCACGCTGAAGGCTCGTGGCCGAGCGGCGAGGACATCGCCCGCAACGTGATGGACTTCGAACCGCCGGTGCCGATGACCTACGAGTGGTTCACGCTGAACGGGAAGCCGTTTTCCTCCTCCGAAGGGAACATCGTGCTCGTCTCGGAAGTGCTGGAACTGCTCGAACCCGAGGTGTTGCGTTACTTCTTCACCAAGGACCCGAGCAAGGCGCGCGACTTCGACATCGGCCGCCTCGACCTGCTGGTGGACGAGTTCGACCGCTTCGAGCGCATTTACTTCGGCGAAGAGGACGCCGACGAGCGCGAGCAGGCGCTCGCCGAGCGGGTGTACCCGATGGTCGTGGCGGACCCGCGGGAAGAGCGGATTCGCATCCCGTACACATTCGCCGCCATCTTGGGTATGACGGACGACCCCGAACTCCGCGAGGAAATCGCGCGGCGCGAAGGCCACATCCCGGACGACGCGCCGGAGTGGGCCGTCGAGGCCGCCCTCGCACGCGTCGAACAGGCGGAGGCGTGGGCGAAGCGAACGGGCAACGAGTACGACTACGACCTGAAGCGAACCGAGATGCCGAACGTGGACCTCGATACCGAGACCGACGCCGCGCTGTCGGAACTGGCGGATTTCATCGAAGCGGGCCACGACGGCGAGGAGATTCAGGGCGAAATCTACGAGACCGCAAAGCGCCACGACATCGACATCGGCGACTTCTTCGGCGTGGGATATCAGCTCTTTTTCGGCGAGGAACAGGGTCCGAAACTCGGTCCGTTCCTCTCGAATCTGGACGAGGAGTTCGTCTTAGGGCGTCTGCGACGCGAACGCTAGCTGCCAACAGAGTTAAGTTGATTGGCAGGTAGTAACCTATTACGTCCGACTAACAAGGACATAACAAAGTACCTCCCAGTCGTACGAAACAATGTAGAGTCGGATTGACGACCAATCACGTCAACGACTAAACCGATATAATATCATGGCCCTGATAGAACTCAATCTAGAGAAGCCAGCGTTGAAGCGAACCGAACTCGTCGAAGAATCCGAGGTCGAGACGGCCGAGGAACCAGAAACGGAAACCGAAACAACGGAAGCGGAAGAGACGGACGTCGAGGAGACGAAGGGCGGCAGCAAAGTCCACACCTTCGCCCGCCGCGCGGCCGTCCTCGGTGGCACCGCCGCCGGACTCGCCGCGGCCCGAAAGCTCCAGCAGAAACGGAGCGGTACGGACGAAGAGCAGCAGGAACTCGAAGAAGACTGGCAGACTGCGGAATAACGGAGTACCGTCCGGAATTTTTTCACGTTCGTTCCCAAACGCCTTTGAGCGACGGCCCCCTTCGTTTCACCAATGGATACGCTCCTCTGGGTCCTCCTCGGACTCGCCGCCTACTGGTTCATCCTGCTTGGACTACGGGCGAACGATATGCTGCCCTCCTATATCGGCATGCAGGGACCGGTGCTGACCCTTCACACGCAACGAGGAAAGAAACTCATCGACCGCCTCGCACGGCCGAAACGGTTCTGGCGGGCGTGGGGGAACTTCGGTCTCGGAATCGCGCTCGTCGTGATGGTCGGGACCTTCCTCCTGCTCGTCGTGCAGGCCATCGTCGTGGTGCAAAATCCACCCGCACCGTCGGCGGTTACTCAGCCCCGGAACGTGCTCGTCATCCCGGGCGTCAACGAGTTCCTGCCGCTGTCGGTCGCCCCCGAAATCCTGCTCGGCCTCCTCATCGGACTCGTGGTCCACGAGGGGGGCCACGGCATCTTCTGCCGCGTCGAGGACATCGAAATCCGGTCGATGGGACTGGCGCTCCTCGCGTTCCTCCCGGTGGGCGCGTTCGTCGAACCGGACGAGGAGAGCAGAAAGGACGCCGACAGGGGAAGTCAAAGCCGCATGTTCGCGGCGGGCGTGACGAACAACTTCGCGATAACCATCGTCGCCTTCCTGCTCCTGTTCGGCCCGGTAATGGCCTCGATTTCCGTCGCCTCGGGCGCGGCGGTCGGCGGGGTGTTCCCGGGGTCCGCGGCGGACACCGCGAACGTCCAGCGCGGCGACCGAATCGTCGCCGTCAACGGGACGGCCGTGGAGAGCAACGGCGACCTCAACGACAAACTCGCCGACATCCAGAGTCGGTCCGTGTCGGTGACGCTGAACCGCGACGGCGAGGAACGCGAGACCACGATTCAGCGCAGCCTGCTCATCACCGGCGTCGCACAGGGCTCTCCGTTCGCGGCGGGTGCGGAGAAGGGAGAAAACATCACGGCGGCCAACGGACAGTCCGTATACACCGAACGCGCGCTGCGTCGGCAACTCGCGGACGAAAACATCGCCACCCTGACCGTGGACGGACAGCAGGTGAGCGGTCCGGTCGGGGCGCTCTCGACCGTGCAGATGGACGGTCCCATCGCCAGTCAGACGAACTTGCAGTCCGGGGACGCCATCGTCATCACGTCGATAAACGACAACCGAATCGGCAACAGCAGCGAGTTGAGCGACACCCTCGACGGGTACGAGGCGGGCCAGACCGTGAGCGTCGAAGCCTACGTCAACCAGAGCGGGACCTACGTTCGACACGATTACGACGTGACGCTCAAGGACAACGACAACGGGAAGGCCATCGTCGGCATCCTCGTCTCGCCCGGCGTCTCGGGAATCTCGGTGAGCAGTTTCGGAACCCGACTCTACCCGGCGGGAACGTTCCACGACCTCGTGTCGGGGCAGTTCATCTCCGTGTTCGGCGGCGGCGGTGGCGGCGGACCGGTGACGACGTTCCTGCTCGGTATCGCGGGCACGCTGTTGCTCCCGTTTGCCAGCCTCTCGATGCCGGTCGGCTACAACTTCGCTGGCTTCGTCGGTTGGAACAGCAATTTCTTCGTCGTACAGGGACCGCTGTCGGCCCTCGGCGGCGGCACCTTCCTGCTGGCGAACGTGCTGTTCTGGACGGGGTGGATAAACCTCAACCTCGGCTTCTTCAACTGCATCCCGGCGTTCCCGCTCGACGGCGGGCACATCCTCCGCATGGGTGCCGAAGCCATCGTCTCGCGCCTCCCGACGAAACAGGGACGGCAGGTGACCACGATGATAACGACGACGGTCGGACTGGTCATGCTCGCCAGCCTCATCCTCATGGTGTTCGGGCCGCGCCTGCTGTCGGGCTAATCGCACATTCGCCGACGAGTCAGGTTCTTTTGTCCGCCGTTTTCCGTCTGTTCTCGTCCCTGTTTCCGTCGGGTCAATTTTCCGTCGTTCGATCGTTCTCACCCGCGCGACAATCGTCGGATTTACCGTTCCCGTCGCGCTTGAGGATGACATGTCGCTACTGGAACTGCTCGGATTCGTGTTCGGGGGCTGGTTCATCCTCGTCACGTCCGTCTACTTCGGCGTGAAAGGTGCACTGCAGTCGTACTTCGGGGAGACGCCGCCGACAATCGACGGCGGCGAAAAATCGACGGACGGCAGTCACGCGGACTGAAGGGCGGTCGGTGACAAGAAGCGACGAGATCGGCGAAAAACACGAACGGGAAGAAACGAGAGCGGCGAACGTCGAATCGCCGACCGGTCAGTCTTCGAGGCCCATCCGCTCGTAGAAGTCCTCGGGCGTGTCGGGGATGCGCTCGAAGTCGCCGAAGTCGCGCTCGTGGTGGCGGATTATCTGCTCGACAATCCACGAACTGAAGGTCTCGTCGAACTGCCATTCCCCCTCGGGACTTTCGACTTCGAACCGGTCGTCGGTCGCAAAGGAGACGTAGACGTGATAGAAGCCGAGAATGACGTCGGCGAACTCGCGGGCTTTCGTTCCGCTTTCCTTGCGCTTCTCGTCGAGTTCGTCGCGTCCCTCGTCGGTCAGCTTGAAATATTTCCGGTCCGATTCGTCCTCACGCTCGATTCGTTCGGTCCATCCCTTGTCTTCGAACTTGTAGAGAATGGGATACACCGACCCGTAGGACGGTTCCCAGTGGCCGCCGCTTATCTCGCGTATTTCTTTCAGTATCTCGTACCCGTACCGTGGTTTTTCGTCTAGAAGTTCGAGCACGAGGTACGATATCAGGCCTTTCGGCGGGCCACTTTTCCGCATCGGGTGGGGATTTAAGTCGTGATTTTGAAAGGCTTTCGGTCGGGGCGACCGCTACCGGAGTACTATCAACGGTCGGAACTGTGGACGGCCCAAACTCAAAAGTTCCTTGTCCGGTGGCTCCCAACCTCCACGTATGCCGAAACAGGTACCACCGACCCGCGAAGGATGGTATGCGCTTCACGACTTCCGAACCATCGACTGGGACGCGTGGCGAGACGCACCGGAACGAACCCGGGAAGCCGCACTCGCGGATGGCGTCGAGTTTCTCCAAGCGCGCGAAAGCGTCACCGACGCGGAGGACGGTTCCTCGGCCGTGTTCAGCATCATGGGCCACGAGGCGGACCTGCTGATACTCCACTTCCGTCCGACCGTCGCGGCCCTCGACACGGCGGAACGGGCCTTCGAGCGGACCGAGTTCGCGGACTTCACCGAGCGGACCGACTCCTACACCTCCGTCACCGAGGTCGGGAGCTACACTTCCGACGAGATGGTGAAAGCGCCCGAGGACATCGAAGACACCGGCATGGCCCGCTACGTGGCGAGCAAACTCTATCCCGATATCCCGGACGCGGAGTTCGTCTGTTTCTACCCGATGAGCAAGCGCCGCCTGCCGGAGGCGAACTGGTACGACACGCCGTACGACGAGCGCGCGGAGATGATGGCGAGTCACGGCGAAATCGGGAAAACCTACGCCGGAAAGGTCACCCAGATCATCACCGGAAGCATCGGGATGGAGGAGTACGAGTGGGGCGTGGACCTGTTCAGCAACGACCCGACGCACATCAAGGACATCCTGTACGAGATGCGCTTCGACGAGGCGAGTTCCCGCTTCGCGGAGTTCGGGTCGTTCTCCTTCGGACGGCGCTTCCCGCCGGAGGACCTCCCCGCGTTCATGGCGGGCGAAGAAATCCCGACGCCCGAGGACGCACACCCCCACGGTGGCGCACACGGGGCCGCCGGACACGAGCACGGTCACGGGGACACCGAACATGAACACGGACACGCCGAACACGGCGAAAGCCACGGACACGGTGACGACGGGGCGGACAGCCCACACGGAACGGATGAGGAGGAGGCCGAAGGCATCCGCGGCGAACTCCAAGACCTCGACATCTACGCCGGACAGCCGCACGGCGAGGACGTGTACTCCATCGTGCTGTACTCCGAGGCCGACGCGGACGAACTGTTCGAGGAGGTCGACGGCCTCCGGAAGAACTTCGACCACTACGACACGCACGTCAAAACGGCGGTGTACGAGGGCGATTCGCGCGCCGCCGTCGTGAGTATCTGGGACACCCAGAGCGCGGCCGAAACGGCGGGCGGCTTCCTCGCCGACCTCCCCGGAGTCGTCGCTCGCGCTGGTGAAGAGAGCGGCTTCGGCACGATGGGGATGTTCTACACCGTCAAGCCCGAACACCGCGAGGATTTCGTCGAGAAGTTCGGAACCGTCGGCGAAGTGCTCGCCGAGATGGACGGCCATTTCGACTCCGAACTGCTGTCGAACTACGAGGACGAAAACGACATGTTCATCGCCAGCCAGTGGCGCTCGAAGGACGACGCGATGGACTTCTTCCGAAGCGACGACTTCAGGAACACGGTTAGCTGGGGTCGTGACGTTCTGGCCGACCGACCGCGACACGTCTTCCTGGCGTAAGCGGGCGAACCGCCGGTTTCGTTTTACACCGACTCGACGTCGATGCCCGGCGACTGACGTTCGTCCCGCCAGTTCAGCCGAAAGGTGGCGGTCAACGGCTCGTCGGTCGAGGTGTGAAGGTTGGGCGAGAACGAATGGGTCCACGTTCCGAGCGACAGAGATGGGCCACAAAGAACTCGATACCGTCCTTCGAATCACGGTTCGTATCGAAAATTCGAAGAGCGGGCACTCGCCGCCGCAACCAAAACCCCCTTCCCCACGGGTGGGTTATTAAGCGATAAGAAAATCGAGAGTGAAATAAGCCTATGACAAAGCGACACGTCACGCTCCCGGAGTCCGCTGAGGCGGGCGTACGCGGGTTCATCGACGAAGTGGACGAACGGCTCGCAAGTGACGAGGACACGTGCAGGGTGGTAAAGGAGGTGCTCATCGACCTGCACGGCGACCGGGACGCCTACGAATCGTGGCAGAACGGCGAACCGGTGTCGAACGCCGAACGCGTGCGCCTCCAGAGCTACGACCCCTGTAACTCGACGCTGGAGAGCGAATACTACGCCGAGAAGGACGAGGAGAAGTTCCGCACGTCCAAACACCTCCAGTGGCTCTGGCGGCAGTTCGACGCGACGCCGATGGCCGATAACGTCGAGTTCGCCCTCCGATTCCGCGAGATGCTCGCCAACCACCTCTTCGAGGAGGCGGGCGACAACCTCCGAATCTTCAAGGGCGTCACGATGACCTACGGCCACAACATCTCCGTCGGCGACAACACGGTCATCCACGACGACGTGCACCTCGACGACCGCGGGAAGTTGACCATCGGGAACCGCTGTTCTATCAGCGACAACGTGCACATCTACAGCCACGACCACGACATCGTGGACCAGACGGACGTGACGAACTTCCACACGATAATCGAAGACGACGCGCGTGTGACCTACGACGCGATGGTGCGCGCCGGTATGAAGGTCGGCGAAGATGCCGTCGTCGGGGCGCGGTCCGTCGTCCAGAGCGATATTCCCGCCCATCACATCGCCGTCGGCACCCCCGCAAAGAGCATCAAAATCAAGCCGGGATGGGAGGACGAGGCCGCTCCGTTGGACGACGTTCCGCCGACGGAAAAGGAGTCGCGGCGCATCGACTACGAACTCCCGGAGGACTTCGAACCGTTCGACGAGTTCCAGCGACCCCTCGATTCGTCGGAGTAACCCGTATCGCTTTTCTCCTGTCAATCCGTCATGTGAGGTATGCGACGCCGCACGTACCTCCAATCGATGGCACTCGGTATCACGGGACTCGCCGGGTGTATTGACTCCCCTGGCCGGTCCACGGGAGCGACGACCACGAACGGGGAACGGGGGGTGCGTGTGAAGACGGTCGCCATGAACCTCGAAGTGCCGTGGGGTGCCGCGTTCTCGTCGAACGG is part of the Haladaptatus paucihalophilus DX253 genome and encodes:
- the lysS gene encoding lysine--tRNA ligase, with protein sequence MSAGTAPTDDRDEVDEENHHVFWADEVADRIEARDPEDPITIKGGISPSGVPHLGNVNEIMRGYFVAEVLRDRGHEVRQVFTADDRDPLRKLPRKLADLDGNIVELGDVNAGALGRNLGKPYTDIPDPFDCCDSYGKHFSNLIQQSADLLGVPIDVMSNTEMYTSGELEDVTRDLLDNAEAAREVLAEYQDKVDEEYIPFNPICEECGKVTETVTAFDVDAGTVEYVCTDLKAGDNVIDGCGHEGTATLRDGKLPWRFEWPAQWKTLGVDFEPFGKDHAEGSWPSGEDIARNVMDFEPPVPMTYEWFTLNGKPFSSSEGNIVLVSEVLELLEPEVLRYFFTKDPSKARDFDIGRLDLLVDEFDRFERIYFGEEDADEREQALAERVYPMVVADPREERIRIPYTFAAILGMTDDPELREEIARREGHIPDDAPEWAVEAALARVEQAEAWAKRTGNEYDYDLKRTEMPNVDLDTETDAALSELADFIEAGHDGEEIQGEIYETAKRHDIDIGDFFGVGYQLFFGEEQGPKLGPFLSNLDEEFVLGRLRRER
- a CDS encoding site-2 protease family protein; this encodes MDTLLWVLLGLAAYWFILLGLRANDMLPSYIGMQGPVLTLHTQRGKKLIDRLARPKRFWRAWGNFGLGIALVVMVGTFLLLVVQAIVVVQNPPAPSAVTQPRNVLVIPGVNEFLPLSVAPEILLGLLIGLVVHEGGHGIFCRVEDIEIRSMGLALLAFLPVGAFVEPDEESRKDADRGSQSRMFAAGVTNNFAITIVAFLLLFGPVMASISVASGAAVGGVFPGSAADTANVQRGDRIVAVNGTAVESNGDLNDKLADIQSRSVSVTLNRDGEERETTIQRSLLITGVAQGSPFAAGAEKGENITAANGQSVYTERALRRQLADENIATLTVDGQQVSGPVGALSTVQMDGPIASQTNLQSGDAIVITSINDNRIGNSSELSDTLDGYEAGQTVSVEAYVNQSGTYVRHDYDVTLKDNDNGKAIVGILVSPGVSGISVSSFGTRLYPAGTFHDLVSGQFISVFGGGGGGGPVTTFLLGIAGTLLLPFASLSMPVGYNFAGFVGWNSNFFVVQGPLSALGGGTFLLANVLFWTGWINLNLGFFNCIPAFPLDGGHILRMGAEAIVSRLPTKQGRQVTTMITTTVGLVMLASLILMVFGPRLLSG
- a CDS encoding PadR family transcriptional regulator, with protein sequence MRKSGPPKGLISYLVLELLDEKPRYGYEILKEIREISGGHWEPSYGSVYPILYKFEDKGWTERIEREDESDRKYFKLTDEGRDELDEKRKESGTKAREFADVILGFYHVYVSFATDDRFEVESPEGEWQFDETFSSWIVEQIIRHHERDFGDFERIPDTPEDFYERMGLED
- a CDS encoding heme-binding protein translates to MPKQVPPTREGWYALHDFRTIDWDAWRDAPERTREAALADGVEFLQARESVTDAEDGSSAVFSIMGHEADLLILHFRPTVAALDTAERAFERTEFADFTERTDSYTSVTEVGSYTSDEMVKAPEDIEDTGMARYVASKLYPDIPDAEFVCFYPMSKRRLPEANWYDTPYDERAEMMASHGEIGKTYAGKVTQIITGSIGMEEYEWGVDLFSNDPTHIKDILYEMRFDEASSRFAEFGSFSFGRRFPPEDLPAFMAGEEIPTPEDAHPHGGAHGAAGHEHGHGDTEHEHGHAEHGESHGHGDDGADSPHGTDEEEAEGIRGELQDLDIYAGQPHGEDVYSIVLYSEADADELFEEVDGLRKNFDHYDTHVKTAVYEGDSRAAVVSIWDTQSAAETAGGFLADLPGVVARAGEESGFGTMGMFYTVKPEHREDFVEKFGTVGEVLAEMDGHFDSELLSNYEDENDMFIASQWRSKDDAMDFFRSDDFRNTVSWGRDVLADRPRHVFLA
- a CDS encoding acyltransferase; its protein translation is MTKRHVTLPESAEAGVRGFIDEVDERLASDEDTCRVVKEVLIDLHGDRDAYESWQNGEPVSNAERVRLQSYDPCNSTLESEYYAEKDEEKFRTSKHLQWLWRQFDATPMADNVEFALRFREMLANHLFEEAGDNLRIFKGVTMTYGHNISVGDNTVIHDDVHLDDRGKLTIGNRCSISDNVHIYSHDHDIVDQTDVTNFHTIIEDDARVTYDAMVRAGMKVGEDAVVGARSVVQSDIPAHHIAVGTPAKSIKIKPGWEDEAAPLDDVPPTEKESRRIDYELPEDFEPFDEFQRPLDSSE